A stretch of the Argentina anserina chromosome 6, drPotAnse1.1, whole genome shotgun sequence genome encodes the following:
- the LOC126796783 gene encoding uncharacterized protein LOC126796783, producing MRRGEMDLVVAMRKGGFETPGTRAEVLLELHFPTNLHLPHQDAGLLMVNPLDIKKLDRGKLDRGRLGQRRNMSHQPSSTGSTSAASINVEQGDVDDKAHLWIYANKNEKMPGGGSWRFQCKFCEKSVVGSHNRVATHLLKDGGKCIKHCLKVTPQQHANMSKLLNDCKQRVKNAAPRPVPLPSSSRNASTSSLDYDMSYHSSIPTSSAAEPKKRRGMGTALEKAFQNNSREQCDGEVARMFYTGGLSFNLARNPHYRLSYVRASSLPGYVPPGYNALRTTLLQKERKNLELHLQPIKDSWNAKGVSICSDGWSDPQRRPIINLIAANANGPMMLRAVNTQCEIKTGDMIADLIIECIKEVGHENIVQIVTDNAANCVKAGAIISSKYPSIFWTPCVVHTLNLAVKNICAPSLQTRNNDDVYDACKWIGPLADDISFIKNFIMNHGMRLVMFTEHYDLKLLTITSTRFASTLVMFKRFKKIKAGLQHMVISNKWDDYKEDDVRKAAAVKQKILDEMFWDELDYVISFTEPIYSMIRRSDTDKPSLHLVYEWWEDMIQNVKKAIYRKERKQLHEDSSFWNAVHKVLMSRWSKSNTPLHCMAHSLNPKYYSPEWLLEDSTRKAPHQDIDITRERKNCILKYFDDADQRREVNVEYSNFSLCMDDFCNVDAMHDRSILHPLKWWAVHGASSPRLQALAFKLLGQPSSSSCCERNWSTYKFIHSATRNKITPQRAEDLVYVHTNLRLVSRCSDSYKEGPFHMWDVGGDQFDSLDETNLGRLEFEDFSLDEPTLEAVLFDNIQENVHEDDVVDV from the exons AAATATGAGCCACCAACCTAGTAGCACTGGTTCTACATCTGCTGCAAGTATTAATGTCGAACAAGGTGATGTGGATGATAAAGCTCATTTGTGGATTTATGCAAATAAGAATGAAAAGATGCCTGGGGGAGGATCTTGGAGGTTTCAGTGTAAGTTTTGCGAAAAATCAGTTGTTGGATCTCACAATAGAGTGGCTACACATTTGTTAAAGGATGGTGGAAAATGTATTAAACATTGCTTGAAGGTCACTCCTCAACAACATGCTAATATGAGCAAGTTACTAAATGATTGCAAACAGAGAGTCAAAAATGCAGCCCCTAGACCAGTTCCGTTGCCTTCATCATCGAGGAATGCATCAACTTCTTCACTTGATTATGATATGAGTTACCATTCTAGTATTCCAACATCAAGTGCAGCGGAGCCCAAGAAGAGGAGGGGAATGGGTACAGCTTTGGAGAAAGCATTTCAAAATAACTCTAGGGAGCAATGTGATGGTGAAGTAGCAAGAATGTTTTACACAGGTGGTTTGTCTTTCAACCTTGCAAGAAATCCTCATTATCGCTTGTCATATGTGCGTGCTTCTAGCCTTCCAGGATATGTTCCACCTGGTTACAATGCATTGAGGACTACACTTCTTCAAAAGGAAAGGAAGAACCTTGAGCTTCATTTACAACCGATCAAAGACTCATGGAATGCTAAAGGGGTGAGTATATGTAGTGATGGTTGGTCTGATCCGCAAAGAAGACCCATCATTAACTTGATTGCTGCAAATGCAAATGGTCCGATGATGTTGAGGGCAGTAAATACTCAATGTGAAATAAAAACTGGGGATATGATTGCTGATTTGATTATAGAATGCATAAAGGAGGTTGGTCATGAAAATATTGTTCAAATAGTCACCGATAATGCTGCAAATTGTGTGAAAGCTGGTGCAATTATTTCATCCAAGTATCCTTCTATCTTCTGGACACCATGTGTAGTGCATACCTTGAACCTTGCTGTGAAGAATATATGTGCACCTTCGCTGCAAACAAGAAACAATGACGATGTGTATGATGCTTGTAAATGGATAGGGCCTCTTGCAGATGATATTTCTTTCATCAAGAACTTCATAATGAACCATGGGATGAGGTTGGTGATGTTTACCGAGCATTATGATCTTAAGCTCCTTACAATTACTTCAACCAGGTTTGCCTCCACACTTGTGATGTTTAAGAGATTTAAGAAAATAAAGGCTGGTTTGCAACATATGGTAATCAGTAATAAATGGGATGATTACAAGGAAGATGATGTGAGGAAGGCCGCTGCAGTGAAACAGAAGATTCTAGATGAGATGTTTTGGGATGAGCTTGATTATGTTATATCTTTTACTGAGCCCATATATAGTATGATTAGACGTTCAGACACAGATAAGCCGTCTCTTCATTTAGTGTATGAATGGTGGGAAGATATGATTCAGAATGTGAAGAAAGCCATATATAGGAAAGAAAGGAAACAACTACATGAGGATTCAAGCTTTTGGAATGCTGTGCATAAGGTGTTAATGTCTCGTTGGAGCAAGAGTAACACACCTCTTCATTGTATGGCGCATTCATTAAATCCCAA GTATTATAGTCCGGAATGGCTATTAGAAGATAGCACCCGAAAGGCTCCTCATCAAGATATTGATATTactagagaaagaaaaaactgcATCTTGAAGTATTTTGATGATGCAGATCAGCGGAGAGAAGTTAATGTGGAGTACTCCAATTTTTCCTTGTGTATGGATGATTTTTGTAATGTTGATGCAATGCATGATCGGTCCATCTTACACCCTTTGAAATGGTGGGCTGTTCATGGAGCGTCTTCACCAAGGCTTCAAGCCTTAGCATTCAAGTTGCTTGGACAACCATCTTCATCCTCTTGTTGCGAAAGGAATTGGAGTACTTACAAGTTCATACATTCGGcaacaagaaacaaaattactCCACAAAGAGCAGAAGATTTGGTGTATGTACATACCAATCTTCGCCTTGTATCTAGATGTAGTGACTCTTACAAGGAAGGTCCGTTTCATATGTGGGATGTTGGAGGTGATCAATTTGATTCATTAGATGAAACTAATCTTGGAAGGCTTGAGTTTGAGGATTTTTCTCTTGATGAACCGACTTTGGAGGCTGTTTTGTTTGATAATATTCAGGAGAATGTTCATGAGGATGATGTCGTTGATGTATAA
- the LOC126797965 gene encoding uncharacterized protein LOC126797965 isoform X3: MASPPSSTQISGGRSHFKPTVTLYDWWLIKSEEKDQETRLAVAGVSSRLEIPRRVFNSAPITKSHDVFTLETTDGVCVILGGLINKQQTVANGFSEEIAKRFQLGFYPGWEKGVAEFLGGDSNTAGVSVRISDSGSQGEGKNNCSPTSGHSSQEETQTPYGRIGSIYFQWFGRSKSQESNQKNPMSACSMKQKSTKLPPSSDAFESVGGVPSSAAVKSGGQMNKVERCPRNSARRVSRLLSEFMSKWTNQQIGNGLNKTTDSVLTVSKTVKHSLQNDKREVGAKAAAGAKKFSPTSMHHSLEEGSPEQVSCKDMRDAEFLKLLSSKISLDNHAVEEETYKEDFRPIGLQSVGTSEVLEESEKTSVSTIKHSSAHCSHSTDAGAVASGVTIPFAGEIDVSMIHLRNSGGRVFGDSSIITRTKGKMGEIVWNGLNSGQNTVDSVPAVETVSNTSQNVDCEGGGRHKFESFLSCCERALGVINIPTFMHFSHETPNEKVQCEDRLDHADVEVPNQISTNLSSESTIDDKKVDDLMKHAAEMELDVGNAGLSEFNSVEGPQTREVIEKNTESEPVSEALEIQDRAVDANAQSGGKMDISDLSPSKFAGRVSQLFSGILRRKGKKQAVGNGLNSETNTINSVPAVSGIVSNPLENDNCETVGNGMPHPSDSERQEPVDVNVVRKLDFDFVEGDMQQTFNTKEGQDFGNVTTEVGEEESGANEENKFRKRNMRKEIHFSPETEANIQEKVGLNQKKHMTPTFEDKKKKDGTPVVNKKSKVSLSTLQVTKKTRLTPSTLEVKSNKELSFSTPKVNTKKRKVSPSLEGSKKRTPTPLTLKVNSIKKVSHSTPKINTKKRKASSSMSEVSKKNKLSPLTLAVYNSKEASFSTPKVNMKIISPESLSAGRSRSGRLLLPPLEFWRNQTAIYDKDHGVIGIEEELPTVTPSRGSTSEPPKRKANRG, translated from the exons ATGGCTTCTCCTCCTTCATCAACTCAAATCTCCGGCGGCAGATCTCATTTCAAGCCTACC GTAACTCTCTACGATTGGTGGCTCATCAAATCCGAAGAGAAAGATCAAGAGACACGGCTTGCTGTTGCCGGCGTCTCTTCCCG GCTAGAGATTCCCCGGAGAGTGTTTAACTCTGCGCCCATAACTAAAAGCCACGATGTTTTCACCCTAGAGACAACCGATGGAGTATGCGTCATTCTTGGAGGGCTTATTAACAAGCAGCAGACTGTTGCAAATGGGTTTTCTGAGGAG ATCGCCAAGCGTTTCCAATTAGGCTTTTATCCAGGCTGGGAAAAAGGTGTTGCAGAGTTCTTGGGAGGAGACTCTAACACTGCTGGTGTTTCTGTTAGGATATCTGATTCGGGTTCACAAG GTGAAGGCAAAAACAATTGCAGCCCAACTTCTGGGCATTCTTCTCAAGAAGAAACTCAAACTCCATATGGGCGTATTGGATCAATTTATTTTCAGTGGTTTGGTAGATCAAAGAGTCAGGAAAGCAATCAGAAGAACCCAATGTCTGCATGCTCTATGAAGCAAAAGAGTACTAAATTGCCCCCATCATCAGATGCCTTTGAGAGTGTAGGAGGAGTACCATCTAGTGCAGCTGTTAAATCAGGGGGGCAAATGAACAAAGTGGAGAGATGTCCGAGAAATTCTGCACGCAGAGTGAGCAGATTATTGTCAGAGTTTATGAGTAAATGGACGAATCAGCAGATTGGTAATGGTTTGAACAAGACAACAGACTCTGTTCTGACAGTATCTAAAACTGTGAAGCATTCCTTACAAAATGATAAACGTGAAGTTGGAGCGAAAG CGGCCGCAGGCGCAAAAAAATTTAGTCCAACTTCTATGCATCATTCTCTAGAAGAAGGCTCACCTGAGCAAGTGTCTTGTAAAGACATGCGTGATGCTGAGTTTCTGAAACTGTTGTCTTCAAAGATTTCCTTGGATAACCATGCCGTCGAGGAGGAAACatacaaagaggatttcagacCAATTGGTTTGCAGTCTGTTGGGACATCGGAGGTTCTAGAAGAAAGCGAGAAGACTTCAGTATCCACAATCAAGCATAGTAGTGCACACTGTAGTCATTCAACAGATGCAGGTGCAGTAGCATCAGGTGTAACCATTCCGTTTGCTGGTGAAATTGATGTATCAATGATACATCTGAGAAATTCTGGAGGCAGAGTATTTGGAGATTCGTCGATAATTACAAGAACCAAAGGTAAGATGGGGGAAATTGTTTGGAATGGATTGAACTCTGGACAAAATACAGTGGACTCTGTACCAGCAGTTGAAACAGTGAGCAATACTTCACAAAATGTGGACTGTGAAGGAGGAGGGAGACATAAGTTTGAATCGTTTCTCTCTTGTTGTGAAAGGGCTCTAGGGGTAATCAACATTCCAACTTTTATGCATTTTTCTCACGAAACTCCTAATGAAAAGGTCCAGTGTGAAGATCGGCTTGATCACGCTGATGTTGAAGTTCCAAACCAGATTTCTACAAACCTGTCCTCGGAGAGCACCATTGATGATAAAAAAGTTGATGATTTAATGAAACATGCTGCTGAAATGGAATTGGACGTGGGGAATGCTGGATTATCTGAATTTAATTCTGTCGAGGGACCACAGACGAGAGAAGTAATTGAGAAGAATACAGAATCTGAGCCTGTGTCAGAAGCCCTTGAGATCCAAGACAGAGCAGTTGATGCAAATGCTCAGTCAGGTGGAAAAATGGATATATCAGATTTATCCCCTAGCAAGTTTGCAGGCAGAGTGTCCCAACTGTTCTCAGGAATTCTAAGGAGAAAAGGGAAGAAGCAAGCAGTCGGCAATGGATTGAACTCTGAAACAAATACAATCAATTCTGTTCCAGCAGTTTCTGGGATTGTGAGCAACCCATTAGAAAACGATAATTGTGAAACAGTAGGAAATGGGATGCCCCATCCTTCAGATTCTGAACGTCAAGAACCAGTGGATGTGAATGTGGTGAGGAAActggattttgattttgtagaAGGTGATATGCAGCAGACTTTTAACACAAAAGAGGGACAGGATTTTGGAAATGTTACCACTGAAG ttggagaagaagagagtggTGCTAAcgaagaaaacaaatttagGAAGAGAAACATGAGAAAA gAAATTCATTTCAGTCCAGAGACAGAGGCAAATATACAAGAAAAGGTGGGGTTGAACCAGAAAAAACACATGACTCCTACTTTCGAggataagaagaaaaaagatggAACTCCAGTGGTGAACAAGAAAAGCAAGGTATCTCTGTCTACTTTGCAGGTGACCAAGAAAACAAGGTTAACTCCTTCAACCCTAGAGGTGAAGAGTAACAAAGAGTTATCTTTCTCCACTCCAAAGGTGaacacaaagaaaagaaaggtaTCTCCTTCCTTGGAAGGGAGCAAGAAAAGAACGCCAACTCCTTTGACACTAAAGGTGAACAGTATAAAAAAGGTATCTCATTCCACTCCAAAGATTaatacaaagaaaagaaaggcaTCTTCTTCAATGTCGGAGGTGAGCAAGAAGAATAAGTTGAGTCCTTTGACTTTGGCGGTTTATAATAGTAAGGAGGCATCGTTTTCCACTCCGAAggtgaacatgaaaattatttCTCCAGAATCTTTGAGTGCCGGACGGTCAAGATCAG GGAGACTACTGCTGCCTCCCTTGGAATTCTGGCGCAATCAGACAGCAATTTATGACAAG GACCATGGGGTTATTGGGATTGAGGAAGAGCTACCAACAGTAACACCTTCAAGAG GCAGTACATCTGAGCCCCCAAAAAGAAAAGCCAACAGAGGTTGA
- the LOC126797965 gene encoding uncharacterized protein LOC126797965 isoform X1 — translation MASPPSSTQISGGRSHFKPTVTLYDWWLIKSEEKDQETRLAVAGVSSRLEIPRRVFNSAPITKSHDVFTLETTDGVCVILGGLINKQQTVANGFSEEIAKRFQLGFYPGWEKGVAEFLGGDSNTAGVSVRISDSGSQGEGKNNCSPTSGHSSQEETQTPYGRIGSIYFQWFGRSKSQESNQKNPMSACSMKQKSTKLPPSSDAFESVGGVPSSAAVKSGGQMNKVERCPRNSARRVSRLLSEFMSKWTNQQIGNGLNKTTDSVLTVSKTVKHSLQNDKREVGAKAAAGAKKFSPTSMHHSLEEGSPEQVSCKDMRDAEFLKLLSSKISLDNHAVEEETYKEDFRPIGLQSVGTSEVLEESEKTSVSTIKHSSAHCSHSTDAGAVASGVTIPFAGEIDVSMIHLRNSGGRVFGDSSIITRTKGKMGEIVWNGLNSGQNTVDSVPAVETVSNTSQNVDCEGGGRHKFESFLSCCERALGVINIPTFMHFSHETPNEKVQCEDRLDHADVEVPNQISTNLSSESTIDDKKVDDLMKHAAEMELDVGNAGLSEFNSVEGPQTREVIEKNTESEPVSEALEIQDRAVDANAQSGGKMDISDLSPSKFAGRVSQLFSGILRRKGKKQAVGNGLNSETNTINSVPAVSGIVSNPLENDNCETVGNGMPHPSDSERQEPVDVNVVRKLDFDFVEGDMQQTFNTKEGQDFGNVTTEVGEEESGANEENKFRKRNMRKVTIDTQEIHFSPETEANIQEKVGLNQKKHMTPTFEDKKKKDGTPVVNKKSKVSLSTLQVTKKTRLTPSTLEVKSNKELSFSTPKVNTKKRKVSPSLEGSKKRTPTPLTLKVNSIKKVSHSTPKINTKKRKASSSMSEVSKKNKLSPLTLAVYNSKEASFSTPKVNMKIISPESLSAGRSRSGRLLLPPLEFWRNQTAIYDKDHGVIGIEEELPTVTPSRGSTSEPPKRKANRG, via the exons ATGGCTTCTCCTCCTTCATCAACTCAAATCTCCGGCGGCAGATCTCATTTCAAGCCTACC GTAACTCTCTACGATTGGTGGCTCATCAAATCCGAAGAGAAAGATCAAGAGACACGGCTTGCTGTTGCCGGCGTCTCTTCCCG GCTAGAGATTCCCCGGAGAGTGTTTAACTCTGCGCCCATAACTAAAAGCCACGATGTTTTCACCCTAGAGACAACCGATGGAGTATGCGTCATTCTTGGAGGGCTTATTAACAAGCAGCAGACTGTTGCAAATGGGTTTTCTGAGGAG ATCGCCAAGCGTTTCCAATTAGGCTTTTATCCAGGCTGGGAAAAAGGTGTTGCAGAGTTCTTGGGAGGAGACTCTAACACTGCTGGTGTTTCTGTTAGGATATCTGATTCGGGTTCACAAG GTGAAGGCAAAAACAATTGCAGCCCAACTTCTGGGCATTCTTCTCAAGAAGAAACTCAAACTCCATATGGGCGTATTGGATCAATTTATTTTCAGTGGTTTGGTAGATCAAAGAGTCAGGAAAGCAATCAGAAGAACCCAATGTCTGCATGCTCTATGAAGCAAAAGAGTACTAAATTGCCCCCATCATCAGATGCCTTTGAGAGTGTAGGAGGAGTACCATCTAGTGCAGCTGTTAAATCAGGGGGGCAAATGAACAAAGTGGAGAGATGTCCGAGAAATTCTGCACGCAGAGTGAGCAGATTATTGTCAGAGTTTATGAGTAAATGGACGAATCAGCAGATTGGTAATGGTTTGAACAAGACAACAGACTCTGTTCTGACAGTATCTAAAACTGTGAAGCATTCCTTACAAAATGATAAACGTGAAGTTGGAGCGAAAG CGGCCGCAGGCGCAAAAAAATTTAGTCCAACTTCTATGCATCATTCTCTAGAAGAAGGCTCACCTGAGCAAGTGTCTTGTAAAGACATGCGTGATGCTGAGTTTCTGAAACTGTTGTCTTCAAAGATTTCCTTGGATAACCATGCCGTCGAGGAGGAAACatacaaagaggatttcagacCAATTGGTTTGCAGTCTGTTGGGACATCGGAGGTTCTAGAAGAAAGCGAGAAGACTTCAGTATCCACAATCAAGCATAGTAGTGCACACTGTAGTCATTCAACAGATGCAGGTGCAGTAGCATCAGGTGTAACCATTCCGTTTGCTGGTGAAATTGATGTATCAATGATACATCTGAGAAATTCTGGAGGCAGAGTATTTGGAGATTCGTCGATAATTACAAGAACCAAAGGTAAGATGGGGGAAATTGTTTGGAATGGATTGAACTCTGGACAAAATACAGTGGACTCTGTACCAGCAGTTGAAACAGTGAGCAATACTTCACAAAATGTGGACTGTGAAGGAGGAGGGAGACATAAGTTTGAATCGTTTCTCTCTTGTTGTGAAAGGGCTCTAGGGGTAATCAACATTCCAACTTTTATGCATTTTTCTCACGAAACTCCTAATGAAAAGGTCCAGTGTGAAGATCGGCTTGATCACGCTGATGTTGAAGTTCCAAACCAGATTTCTACAAACCTGTCCTCGGAGAGCACCATTGATGATAAAAAAGTTGATGATTTAATGAAACATGCTGCTGAAATGGAATTGGACGTGGGGAATGCTGGATTATCTGAATTTAATTCTGTCGAGGGACCACAGACGAGAGAAGTAATTGAGAAGAATACAGAATCTGAGCCTGTGTCAGAAGCCCTTGAGATCCAAGACAGAGCAGTTGATGCAAATGCTCAGTCAGGTGGAAAAATGGATATATCAGATTTATCCCCTAGCAAGTTTGCAGGCAGAGTGTCCCAACTGTTCTCAGGAATTCTAAGGAGAAAAGGGAAGAAGCAAGCAGTCGGCAATGGATTGAACTCTGAAACAAATACAATCAATTCTGTTCCAGCAGTTTCTGGGATTGTGAGCAACCCATTAGAAAACGATAATTGTGAAACAGTAGGAAATGGGATGCCCCATCCTTCAGATTCTGAACGTCAAGAACCAGTGGATGTGAATGTGGTGAGGAAActggattttgattttgtagaAGGTGATATGCAGCAGACTTTTAACACAAAAGAGGGACAGGATTTTGGAAATGTTACCACTGAAG ttggagaagaagagagtggTGCTAAcgaagaaaacaaatttagGAAGAGAAACATGAGAAAAGTAACCATTGATACACAA gAAATTCATTTCAGTCCAGAGACAGAGGCAAATATACAAGAAAAGGTGGGGTTGAACCAGAAAAAACACATGACTCCTACTTTCGAggataagaagaaaaaagatggAACTCCAGTGGTGAACAAGAAAAGCAAGGTATCTCTGTCTACTTTGCAGGTGACCAAGAAAACAAGGTTAACTCCTTCAACCCTAGAGGTGAAGAGTAACAAAGAGTTATCTTTCTCCACTCCAAAGGTGaacacaaagaaaagaaaggtaTCTCCTTCCTTGGAAGGGAGCAAGAAAAGAACGCCAACTCCTTTGACACTAAAGGTGAACAGTATAAAAAAGGTATCTCATTCCACTCCAAAGATTaatacaaagaaaagaaaggcaTCTTCTTCAATGTCGGAGGTGAGCAAGAAGAATAAGTTGAGTCCTTTGACTTTGGCGGTTTATAATAGTAAGGAGGCATCGTTTTCCACTCCGAAggtgaacatgaaaattatttCTCCAGAATCTTTGAGTGCCGGACGGTCAAGATCAG GGAGACTACTGCTGCCTCCCTTGGAATTCTGGCGCAATCAGACAGCAATTTATGACAAG GACCATGGGGTTATTGGGATTGAGGAAGAGCTACCAACAGTAACACCTTCAAGAG GCAGTACATCTGAGCCCCCAAAAAGAAAAGCCAACAGAGGTTGA
- the LOC126797965 gene encoding uncharacterized protein LOC126797965 isoform X2 — MASPPSSTQISGGRSHFKPTVTLYDWWLIKSEEKDQETRLAVAGVSSRLEIPRRVFNSAPITKSHDVFTLETTDGVCVILGGLINKQQTVANGFSEEIAKRFQLGFYPGWEKGVAEFLGGDSNTAGVSVRISDSGSQGEGKNNCSPTSGHSSQEETQTPYGRIGSIYFQWFGRSKSQESNQKNPMSACSMKQKSTKLPPSSDAFESVGGVPSSAAVKSGGQMNKVERCPRNSARRVSRLLSEFMSKWTNQQIGNGLNKTTDSVLTVSKTVKHSLQNDKREVGAKGAKKFSPTSMHHSLEEGSPEQVSCKDMRDAEFLKLLSSKISLDNHAVEEETYKEDFRPIGLQSVGTSEVLEESEKTSVSTIKHSSAHCSHSTDAGAVASGVTIPFAGEIDVSMIHLRNSGGRVFGDSSIITRTKGKMGEIVWNGLNSGQNTVDSVPAVETVSNTSQNVDCEGGGRHKFESFLSCCERALGVINIPTFMHFSHETPNEKVQCEDRLDHADVEVPNQISTNLSSESTIDDKKVDDLMKHAAEMELDVGNAGLSEFNSVEGPQTREVIEKNTESEPVSEALEIQDRAVDANAQSGGKMDISDLSPSKFAGRVSQLFSGILRRKGKKQAVGNGLNSETNTINSVPAVSGIVSNPLENDNCETVGNGMPHPSDSERQEPVDVNVVRKLDFDFVEGDMQQTFNTKEGQDFGNVTTEVGEEESGANEENKFRKRNMRKVTIDTQEIHFSPETEANIQEKVGLNQKKHMTPTFEDKKKKDGTPVVNKKSKVSLSTLQVTKKTRLTPSTLEVKSNKELSFSTPKVNTKKRKVSPSLEGSKKRTPTPLTLKVNSIKKVSHSTPKINTKKRKASSSMSEVSKKNKLSPLTLAVYNSKEASFSTPKVNMKIISPESLSAGRSRSGRLLLPPLEFWRNQTAIYDKDHGVIGIEEELPTVTPSRGSTSEPPKRKANRG; from the exons ATGGCTTCTCCTCCTTCATCAACTCAAATCTCCGGCGGCAGATCTCATTTCAAGCCTACC GTAACTCTCTACGATTGGTGGCTCATCAAATCCGAAGAGAAAGATCAAGAGACACGGCTTGCTGTTGCCGGCGTCTCTTCCCG GCTAGAGATTCCCCGGAGAGTGTTTAACTCTGCGCCCATAACTAAAAGCCACGATGTTTTCACCCTAGAGACAACCGATGGAGTATGCGTCATTCTTGGAGGGCTTATTAACAAGCAGCAGACTGTTGCAAATGGGTTTTCTGAGGAG ATCGCCAAGCGTTTCCAATTAGGCTTTTATCCAGGCTGGGAAAAAGGTGTTGCAGAGTTCTTGGGAGGAGACTCTAACACTGCTGGTGTTTCTGTTAGGATATCTGATTCGGGTTCACAAG GTGAAGGCAAAAACAATTGCAGCCCAACTTCTGGGCATTCTTCTCAAGAAGAAACTCAAACTCCATATGGGCGTATTGGATCAATTTATTTTCAGTGGTTTGGTAGATCAAAGAGTCAGGAAAGCAATCAGAAGAACCCAATGTCTGCATGCTCTATGAAGCAAAAGAGTACTAAATTGCCCCCATCATCAGATGCCTTTGAGAGTGTAGGAGGAGTACCATCTAGTGCAGCTGTTAAATCAGGGGGGCAAATGAACAAAGTGGAGAGATGTCCGAGAAATTCTGCACGCAGAGTGAGCAGATTATTGTCAGAGTTTATGAGTAAATGGACGAATCAGCAGATTGGTAATGGTTTGAACAAGACAACAGACTCTGTTCTGACAGTATCTAAAACTGTGAAGCATTCCTTACAAAATGATAAACGTGAAGTTGGAGCGAAAG GCGCAAAAAAATTTAGTCCAACTTCTATGCATCATTCTCTAGAAGAAGGCTCACCTGAGCAAGTGTCTTGTAAAGACATGCGTGATGCTGAGTTTCTGAAACTGTTGTCTTCAAAGATTTCCTTGGATAACCATGCCGTCGAGGAGGAAACatacaaagaggatttcagacCAATTGGTTTGCAGTCTGTTGGGACATCGGAGGTTCTAGAAGAAAGCGAGAAGACTTCAGTATCCACAATCAAGCATAGTAGTGCACACTGTAGTCATTCAACAGATGCAGGTGCAGTAGCATCAGGTGTAACCATTCCGTTTGCTGGTGAAATTGATGTATCAATGATACATCTGAGAAATTCTGGAGGCAGAGTATTTGGAGATTCGTCGATAATTACAAGAACCAAAGGTAAGATGGGGGAAATTGTTTGGAATGGATTGAACTCTGGACAAAATACAGTGGACTCTGTACCAGCAGTTGAAACAGTGAGCAATACTTCACAAAATGTGGACTGTGAAGGAGGAGGGAGACATAAGTTTGAATCGTTTCTCTCTTGTTGTGAAAGGGCTCTAGGGGTAATCAACATTCCAACTTTTATGCATTTTTCTCACGAAACTCCTAATGAAAAGGTCCAGTGTGAAGATCGGCTTGATCACGCTGATGTTGAAGTTCCAAACCAGATTTCTACAAACCTGTCCTCGGAGAGCACCATTGATGATAAAAAAGTTGATGATTTAATGAAACATGCTGCTGAAATGGAATTGGACGTGGGGAATGCTGGATTATCTGAATTTAATTCTGTCGAGGGACCACAGACGAGAGAAGTAATTGAGAAGAATACAGAATCTGAGCCTGTGTCAGAAGCCCTTGAGATCCAAGACAGAGCAGTTGATGCAAATGCTCAGTCAGGTGGAAAAATGGATATATCAGATTTATCCCCTAGCAAGTTTGCAGGCAGAGTGTCCCAACTGTTCTCAGGAATTCTAAGGAGAAAAGGGAAGAAGCAAGCAGTCGGCAATGGATTGAACTCTGAAACAAATACAATCAATTCTGTTCCAGCAGTTTCTGGGATTGTGAGCAACCCATTAGAAAACGATAATTGTGAAACAGTAGGAAATGGGATGCCCCATCCTTCAGATTCTGAACGTCAAGAACCAGTGGATGTGAATGTGGTGAGGAAActggattttgattttgtagaAGGTGATATGCAGCAGACTTTTAACACAAAAGAGGGACAGGATTTTGGAAATGTTACCACTGAAG ttggagaagaagagagtggTGCTAAcgaagaaaacaaatttagGAAGAGAAACATGAGAAAAGTAACCATTGATACACAA gAAATTCATTTCAGTCCAGAGACAGAGGCAAATATACAAGAAAAGGTGGGGTTGAACCAGAAAAAACACATGACTCCTACTTTCGAggataagaagaaaaaagatggAACTCCAGTGGTGAACAAGAAAAGCAAGGTATCTCTGTCTACTTTGCAGGTGACCAAGAAAACAAGGTTAACTCCTTCAACCCTAGAGGTGAAGAGTAACAAAGAGTTATCTTTCTCCACTCCAAAGGTGaacacaaagaaaagaaaggtaTCTCCTTCCTTGGAAGGGAGCAAGAAAAGAACGCCAACTCCTTTGACACTAAAGGTGAACAGTATAAAAAAGGTATCTCATTCCACTCCAAAGATTaatacaaagaaaagaaaggcaTCTTCTTCAATGTCGGAGGTGAGCAAGAAGAATAAGTTGAGTCCTTTGACTTTGGCGGTTTATAATAGTAAGGAGGCATCGTTTTCCACTCCGAAggtgaacatgaaaattatttCTCCAGAATCTTTGAGTGCCGGACGGTCAAGATCAG GGAGACTACTGCTGCCTCCCTTGGAATTCTGGCGCAATCAGACAGCAATTTATGACAAG GACCATGGGGTTATTGGGATTGAGGAAGAGCTACCAACAGTAACACCTTCAAGAG GCAGTACATCTGAGCCCCCAAAAAGAAAAGCCAACAGAGGTTGA